In Halomarina salina, one DNA window encodes the following:
- a CDS encoding ABC transporter ATP-binding protein, with product MSALELRSLQKRYGDVVALRDVDLTVRRGEVFGFLGPNGAGKSTTIDIVLDYVRPTDGSARVFGHDAQEEGERVRERVGALPDMRLFGHLTARQHVQFVADAKGSDDDPVALLERVGLGRVVDFTADGFSTGMGQRLKLAMALVGDPDLLVLDEPSAGLDPNGAREMRRIVREENARGATVFFSSHILEQVEAVCDRVGILSDGEVVAEDSIDDLREATGARSSFVVTVDDLSEVALAAVRDVAGVAEATVDGTSVTVTCPDDRKAAVVDAVRTDGATVLDIDSEDASLERLFATYTGGR from the coding sequence ATGTCCGCGCTCGAACTGCGTTCCCTCCAGAAGCGATACGGCGACGTCGTCGCCCTCAGAGACGTCGACCTGACGGTGCGTCGCGGCGAGGTGTTCGGCTTCCTCGGTCCCAACGGTGCCGGGAAGTCGACGACCATCGACATCGTCCTCGACTACGTCCGGCCGACCGACGGCAGCGCCCGCGTCTTCGGGCACGACGCCCAGGAGGAGGGCGAACGGGTCCGAGAGCGCGTCGGCGCGCTTCCCGACATGCGTCTGTTCGGCCACCTCACCGCCCGCCAGCACGTCCAGTTCGTCGCCGACGCGAAGGGGAGCGACGACGACCCCGTGGCCCTGCTCGAACGCGTCGGCCTCGGTCGCGTGGTCGACTTCACCGCCGACGGCTTCTCGACCGGCATGGGTCAGCGCCTGAAACTCGCGATGGCGCTGGTCGGTGACCCCGACCTGCTCGTCCTCGACGAACCGTCGGCGGGGCTGGACCCCAACGGCGCGCGCGAGATGCGACGTATCGTCCGCGAGGAGAACGCTCGCGGTGCGACGGTGTTCTTCTCCAGCCACATCCTCGAACAGGTCGAGGCGGTCTGTGACCGCGTCGGCATCCTCTCGGACGGCGAGGTCGTCGCCGAGGACAGCATCGACGACCTGCGCGAGGCGACCGGCGCTCGCTCGTCGTTCGTCGTCACCGTCGACGACCTCTCTGAGGTGGCGCTCGCGGCCGTCCGCGACGTCGCTGGCGTCGCCGAGGCGACCGTCGACGGGACGAGCGTGACCGTCACCTGCCCGGACGACCGGAAGGCCGCCGTCGTCGACGCCGTTCGCACCGACGGTGCGACCGTCCTCGACATCGACAGCGAGGACGCCTCGCTCGAACGCCTGTTCGCGACGTACACCGGGGGTCGGTGA